The Etheostoma cragini isolate CJK2018 chromosome 15, CSU_Ecrag_1.0, whole genome shotgun sequence genome window below encodes:
- the prkcsh gene encoding glucosidase 2 subunit beta, whose product MMCCQYILLLLLLGVSGGVTAVEVQRPRGVPLSKRQFYEEGKPFTCLDGSRNIPFDRVNDDYCDCQDGSDEPGTAACPNGSFHCTNAGFRPGFIPSSRINDGICDCCDTTDEYNSGAACQNTCRDLGRKERESLQKMAEIAKEGFLLKQQLIQEAKRGLEDKKAKYAEVQLSKNDFEKKVEALRTVKEAAEQPEKEAKERHLKAWEDQKAVIHMEKDKARKAEVFLELDDDADGFVSVTELLSHTELDPDSDVSFTEAEAQGLLGGVDKVDTVAFESVWINIKEKYISEANADGPAPVETPPAEIRDNESEQYPEEDIPDDEEDDEEEDEDDDPDDGDYKSPPTMQTQEKKDDEDEGTMPPYDQETQNLIDAAQKARDAFDEAERALREVDDQIKNLEKEISFDFGPTAEFAYLYSQCYELTSSEYIYRLCPFNRVSQKPKYGGSETNLGTWGQWAGPEDNPYSIMKYEHGTGCWQGPNRSTTIKLTCGKETVLTSTSEPSRCEYLMEFTSPAACQEPSSLDSVLHGHEEL is encoded by the exons ATGATGTGCTGTCAGTACattctgctgcttctgctgctaGGTGTCTCAGGAGGAGTCACAGCCGTGGAAGTCCAACGCCCTCGCGGTGTCCCTTTGTCAA AACGGCAGTTTTATGAAGAAGGCAAACCTTTTACTTGCCTGGATGGCTCCCGCAATATTCCCTTTGACAGAGTGAATGATGACTATTGTGACTGTCAAGATGGGTCTGATGAGCCAG GCACTGCTGCTTGTCCCAATGGCAGCTTCCACTGCACTAATGCAGGTTTCCGACCAGGCTTCATCCCTTCCTCTCGCATCAATGACGGAATCTGTG ACTGCTGTGACACAACAGATGAGTACAACAGCGGTGCTGCCTGTCAGAACACCTGCAG GGACTTGGGGcgcaaagaaagagagagcctGCAGAAGATGGCAGAGATTGCTAAGGAGGGCTTTCTGCTTAAACAACAGCTTATCCAGGAGGCCAAGAGGGGCCTAGAGGATAAGAAG GCCAAATATGCAGAAGTTCAGCTCAGTAAGAATGATTTTGAAAAGAAAGTGGAGGCTCTTAGAACTGTTAAAGAGGCTGCAGAGCAACCAGAGAAAGAGGCCAAAGAACGCCACCTGAAGGCCTGGGAAG ATCAAAAGGCTGTTATTCATATGGAGAAGGACAAGGCTAGAAAGGCTGAGGTGTTTCTTGAACTAGATGATGATGCAGATGGCTT tgtcTCGGTGACTGAGCTTCTGTCCCACACTGAGCTCGACCCGGATTCAGATGTTTCATTCACAGAAGCAGAGGCTCAg GGACTGTTGGGAGGAGTGGACAAAGTGGACACTGTTGCATTTGAGTCTGTTTGGattaacattaaagaaaaatacatatcAGAG GCCAACGCAGACGGCCCAGCACCAGTGGAGACTCCACCGGCGGAGATAAGGGACAATGAGTCTGAGCAGTACCCTGAAGAGGACATCCCAGATGACgaagaggatgatgaggaagaggatgaagatgatgacCCAGATGATGGGGACTACAAA AGCCCTCCTACGATGCAGACCCAAGAAAAGAAGGATGACGAAGATGAGGGGACTATGCCACCCTACGACCAAGAAACGCAGAACCTTATTGATG CTGCTCAGAAAGCCAGGGATGCATTTGATGAGGCTGAGAGAGCGCTCCGTGAAGTTGATGATCAGATCAA AAACCTGGAGAAGGAAATCTCTTTTGACTTTGGACCCACTGCTGAGTTTGCCTACCTCTATAGCCAGTGTTATGAGTTGACTTCTAGCGA GTACATCTACAGGCTCTGTCCGTTCAACAGAGTATCCCAGAAACCCAAGTATGGTGGATCAGAAACTAACCTTGG AACATGGGGACAATGGGCAGGTCCAGAGGATAACCCTTACTCTATAATGAAGTATGAACACGGAACAGGGTGCTGGCAAGGCCCTAACAGATCCACCACA ATTAAATTAACGTGTGGAAAGGAGACAGTTTTGACATCAACCTCAGAGCCCAGTCGTTGTGAATACCTGATGGAGTTTACCAGCCCTGCTGCCTGCCAGGAGCCCTCAAGCCTGGATTCAGTGCTTCATGGGCACGAAGAGCTCTAA